The nucleotide window AGAAGCAGACGGTGCGGATGAAGGCCGAGGCGGCCCGGCTGAAGCATCTCTATCCGGGCTGGACCGAGCCCACAGACCTCGACACGCTTCAGCCGAGTCCGCCCGAGGAGGCGCCGCTCTGGGACCTGTTCACCGCCGGGCGTTTCGACGACCTCGATGCGGCGATCGCGGCGCGGCGCGCGGCGGACCCGAACTGGCGCCCCTCCGACGAGTTGGCCCGCAAGCTCCTGCGCGCCAGCTTCCGCAGCCGCCTGAAGACCTTCGCCTCGGCGCGGAAGAACACGGAGGTGGTGGCCCTCTACCGGGCCGATCCCACCGCGCTCGATCCCAGCGACGTGGAGAGCTACTGGACGACGGCGGAAGCCCTGGCGGGCGAGGGCGGAGCCGCCGAAGCGTTCGGGCTCTACAAATCCGTGCTCGACACCAGCAACGATGCCGGCGCGCGCCTCGCCACGATCCAGAAGGCGATGGCGAACCTGCCGATGACCCTGGCGGAGAAGCTCATCGCCATGGGGCGTACCGATCCGGAGGGCGCCTCGGAGTTCCGTGGGATCGCCAACGACATCACCCGCGCCCGCATCGTCGCCGACCTTCACGGCGAGCCGGCGCAGGAGCCGAGCCCGGCGGAGATGGCCGCCTTTCAGGCCTATGCCCGCAGCTCCGGCGAACCGAGCCAGACCGGCCTGCTCGGCTGGTACAGCTACAATCACCGCCAGTTCCGGGCGGCCCTCGACTGGTTCAAGCTCGCCATCAGCCGCGGCGGCGACGCCATGATCGCCCACGGCCTCGCCCATACTCTGCGCGAACTCGGGATGCTGCGCGAGGCCGAGGAGGTGGCCTATGCCTGGCGCGACAAGTATGTCGGCAACAGCATCCTGTTCATCGACCTGATGGGCCGCAAGCTCACCCAGGCCAATCCGAGTTTCATCGATCTCGACCGGATCAGCCGCTATGCCAAGGTGACCCTGGCCACGGCGTCGGGGGAGGGTGCCGAAGCGCTTGGCTGGTACGCCTACAATTCGTGCCAGTTCGACGCCGCGCTGGAATGGTTTCAGCACGCCGCCGCCTGGCTTCCGGGCGAATCCGCCCTGACCGGCTACGCTCTGTCGCTGCAGCGCCTCAAGCGGACGCGCGACTACCTGACCATCGTCAACCGCTATGACGGGCTGTTCCCGAAGGTGGTGGATCTGCTGTTCCGCGAGGGACCGGCCGGACCGCCCCTCGCTTGCGCCGCCTCGGCGGACGCCGCCCCGCCCCAGGCCGCGCGTCCGGCACCCGGCGCTCCCGCCAATCCCGCCCCCTCCGCCCTCGCCCGGAACGCTGCCGCTTATGGTCGGGTCCCCAAACCCGATCCGTCGGGCGATGCTCAGGTGAAGCCCCTGCCGATCCAGCGGAACGAGTTCCCCCTCGCGGTCCCGTCCGAGAACGCCCTGCGCTACGCCCCCCCGTCGCTCGCGAGGATCGCGTCCGATCGCCAGGACGGCGCCTTCCTGGCGGAACCGTCCGCCTCGAAACCGGTCCCCCTCGTGGCGCGCCGGGTCCCCGGAGCGGGGCCGATGCCCTACGAGCGCTACGGCTACAACCTGCTGCCGGGATACGACGGCTCCGAACGGCCGACCGTCCAGTCGGAGCCGGGGGAGGGCACCCTCTGGCGAACGCAGCAGGCCGCCCGGAGCCGTGGCGTGCAGGAACGGGGGCCGTCCGAGACGGATCGCTTCACCTTGCCCGGTTCCCAGGCCGTCAATCGCGGCTACGATGGGCCCGACGCCGCGACGAGCCCGATGCAACGTCCATGATCAACCTCAATCGGTCGATACGCGCCCCGAAATCGGGCGTTTTCGTCGCCTTGATCCTGCTGTCGTCGACGCTCGCGGCCGGGGCGCAATCCGGCGAGGCCGCGATCGACATCCCCGAGGCGGGCCGCGGTACGAACGTGGCGCAGACCTCGTTTCGCGACGGCTACGCTCAGCGCATCACCTATGCCGGCGGCACGCGCAACTACGCGGAAATCAGCGTTCGCACAGGCACCGAGATGGGGGGGCGCTTCGGCTCGGCGCTCTCCTTGGCAAAGCCGACGCGATTGGGAATCGCCGCGGAACTCGCGACACGCTTCCCCGGCGAAGCTATGCGCGTCTCTACAATACCCAAACGGAACGCATACGGTCCCGTGGGCATCGCTCTCGGAAGCAACTGCCTCTACGCTTGGCAATGGATCGACCTCGCTCCACGCCTTGGCGGGCGGACTGATCCAGGCAGCCTCTTCGGCGCGAGCACCGAGCGAGCGGCGTCACTTCGGGTCAGCTTATGCCGGACTGCGTCCGCGACGCTGGCCGACCTCGTGGCCGGGGTCGAGCGTATGCGGATCTCGGTCGGAGCCGGGGGTGGCGAAGGCCGCTCGCGTCAGTCGATTTCGCCACCGGCGAGGGCACGGCGCGAGCGTCCATCCGCCCCTATCGCGAAGGAAGCGGCGAAACCGGCGCAGGCGCCCGGGGCCATGGAGAGGCCGAGCGCACGCGACCGGCGCTCCCCGCCCGAGCCCGTGGCGGACCGGAGCGTCCCGACCCTACCGCCGCCGCCCGCCACAGGCATCACGGTGCCCCTGCCGGCCGGTCAGCCGGGGACGCCGCGCTACATCACCGATCCCATTCCCAATGCGGCGCCGGCAGCGCCCGTCGCTGTGCCCAAGCCTGCTCAGAGGAATCCCGAGACGGACGAACGCCTGTCGCAGGACCTGCCTCTCAGGGCCTATCGACCGCCACCGTAACGCATTGTCAACGTTACGGAATATCGTTATCTGCCATCCCGCCGGTCACTCACGCTTTCCAGGCCTTGAGCGCGGCGAAGGGGCTGGCCGCCGGATCGGGCTGCGGCGGGTTGAGCACCGGCTCGACCTGGGCCACGGCATCGGCCAGAGAGAAGGCCGAACCGGCACTCAGCTTGCCGCCGGCCGCGTCCTTGTGGCCGCCGCCACGGAATCGTCGCGCACCATCCAGGGCCGTCTCGTCGTTCGAACGGAACGACAATGACCCCGTGCGCTGGACGTTGACGACACGGGTGGCCCTGCCGCTTTCCATGACGAGGTCGGACACCCGCTGGAACATGCCGGAATCGAGGCCGAAGGACAGGAACGTGCCATCCGAAAGACGATGGAACAGCGCATCCGACCGGGCCAGGGCACGGGCCATCCGCATACGGGTGGTCAATGCCGGATCGTCCTGAGGCTCGTCGGCCAGGAGCGCATCAACGAGGCGCCGCCGAGTTCCAGCGATCTCCGCCTCGACGCGGGCGGGCGAGGCTCCTTCACGCAACAGCGCCGACACGGCCCGCAGCAACGCGCTGATGAAGCGGTCGTGCCAGGGATGGCCCACAGGTATCAGGGTCGCGACGTTGTCCCAGAAGATCTCGTCGAGGGCGAGGCCGCCCCGGAAGGTCGGGCGCTCCTTCTTCCACAGATCGAGGGCATCGACGGCCTCGACGAGGGCCTGGAGTTCGTCGGCCGTCTCGCCCTCGACTTCCCGTGAGGCGTAGAGGCTGCGGTGCTCGTAGGCGAGGCGGGTCGCGCAGCGGTCCTCGTCGATGAGCACGACGACATTTGGGTCGGGAAGCTCGACCCGCGTCAGGCCGGAAATCTCCGCCACTGGCACGAGGACGAGGCCCTGCTCGCGGAGCTGATCGAGTGACGAGGCATGGTGATCGAGCACGATCAGTCGATGCCGTACCGCCTCGTCCCTGCGCTGGTTCATCGCCACGAAACGGGTGATGAAGGTCACGGCGACGGCCTCCAGGCCAAGATCCGTCATGATCAGGCATTCGGGTGCCTGAGCCCGGCTGAGCCGCTTCAACTCGGCATCGACCACCGGGCCGACATCCGCATAGCGCGGGATGTGGACGATCCGCGCCACGTCGAGGAAGGCCCCGACGATGGTCGACGCGCCGTAGCCGTCGAGGTCGTGGTGGGTCAGCTGGGTGACGGTCAAGGCAAGTCCTCGTGGCTCGGCAATTCGTCTCGCCTTATGGGCCAGTCGGACCGGATCGGCGACCCATCCCGCCCGGATCGCGTAATTTTCCGGCGTCCTCCCCCCGTGACGAGGGCGAAAATCCGCAGCCTTCAGGGCAACCAACTGAGCCAGCGGATCGCATCGCTCGGGAGCGACTGGATCATCGGCATCGGACATCCCCTGCGGAAGGAGGGGCGGTGATCTGAGGAGATGCAGGTTCCGCAACGTACGGGCAGCCTTATGCGCCGCACGATGGGGCAATGTCGGGAATGAATCGGGCGTCCTGATTTCATATTCAAGCCCTGTTCCCGGGAACGGGATCAGCCATCCGAAGCCTTCCAGAACGGCGCCAGAACCACCCGACTTTTCGCGCTGCCGCGCGGTTCGATCGGCAGTCGCTTCCGCTACGTCCGGCAAAGCCTCCGTTTTCGTTCAGCCGCTGTCCAGATTCGGAAGTGTAGCGTCCGTCAACGGTTCAGCTTGTTGTCGGAGTGCGTGTATCGATATTTGCGTGCAAGCCGTATTTGTTGGCGTGGCACTTCATTCGCTGGATTAAGGTTTCCTGAATACATCTTTCAGAACGCGTTAAATCGCTCGCCGCTAGCACCGACACCGACATAACGGTGGAGAGCCATGACGAGCGATGCCAGCGATATCCACGGCCGTTTCGAACTGCCGAACGCGGAAAGCCGAGAATCCCACTCTCCTGATTCCGGTGACGCGGGCTCTTGTTCCGAGGCCAGGGCAATCGCCGGTGTCTGCGCGGATCGCACCCGAGCCGGCATGGACCGAGCCGGCATGGACCGAGAGACCCGGCGTCGGATCGGACGAAACCTCCGCATCCTCTACGGCAACGTCCTGGATCTGCCGTTACCCGACCGGTTCGAGGCACTCCTCGCCGAATTATCGGACCAGCCTGCTGCGCGGGAGACCTCATGATGAATGCCGTCCTTCGTCCCATCGGAACGCCGTCGGGCGCCGATGCCGAGATGCGCGACCTCCTGCTCGGCGCGATCCCGGCCCTCAGGGCCTTCGCCTACTCG belongs to Methylobacterium sp. 77 and includes:
- the bcsN gene encoding cellulose biosynthesis protein BcsN; its protein translation is MINLNRSIRAPKSGVFVALILLSSTLAAGAQSGEAAIDIPEAGRGTNVAQTSFRDGYAQRITYAGGTRNYAEISVRTGTEMGGRFGSALSLAKPTRLGIAAELATRFPGEAMRVSTIPKRNAYGPVGIALGSNCLYAWQWIDLAPRLGGRTDPGSLFGASTERAASLRVSLCRTASATLADLVAGVERMRISVGAGGGEGRSRQSISPPARARRERPSAPIAKEAAKPAQAPGAMERPSARDRRSPPEPVADRSVPTLPPPPATGITVPLPAGQPGTPRYITDPIPNAAPAAPVAVPKPAQRNPETDERLSQDLPLRAYRPPP
- a CDS encoding NepR family anti-sigma factor codes for the protein MDRETRRRIGRNLRILYGNVLDLPLPDRFEALLAELSDQPAARETS